A genomic region of Silurus meridionalis isolate SWU-2019-XX chromosome 7, ASM1480568v1, whole genome shotgun sequence contains the following coding sequences:
- the epc1a gene encoding enhancer of polycomb homolog 1 isoform X3, translating into MVIPVPEAESNISYYESLYPGDFKMPKQLIHLQPFSLDAEQPDYDLDSEDEAFVNRLKKKMEVGVLQFEQMIDRLEKGSGQQLVTLQEAKLLLKEDDELIREVFEYWSRKRKLCKTGLLAPAVKQEKRECSSTSDPYVAFRRRTEKMQTRKNRKNDEASYEKMLKLRRDLSRAVTILEMIKKREKSKRELLHLTLEIVEKRNSVPDFGADVMAEVLAVAKPIYKIPIIPLPSSSQYRHQDHVELKEYRTKPEKTEVVRTKRKYEKKPKIQPFSTPQQSGSHLFNLKDLNQYDFPSSDEDPFSQMHSGSSEAEEENDPDGAFAFRRKAGCFYHAAHLDQTGSWPWCGEAEGGSCDPRFQYSLTSLSAPRRCLGLARRRVGRGGRVLLDRTHSDLDGIFHNLDSHIEGDLPASASPPPPESSSYSSTSVPNSSSQTSTSSPDLRQILQSIKACRWRHFKPRTLKSQSGMRGSVSHCGLRGFSRSLTTALGSGINTPNRGAAAINSSVVFTAEQFQEHQEQLALMQKQQLEQIQQQASDVSNNTQVCSLVSTSKTLDSASAQFAASALVTSDQLLTLKVKEEGVVGSGVNGILQASGVYKGLQHSATSASMLTNPSPVTMTPAPASLPASNSTNSSTTALHNTHSPLSNHGNSTANSTSQLLIGSNLRLSVATPQIAGLNSRHLPRSLGGVSVPPAALKLAAAASNCQLPKVSTGENHEQEKQSLNSIAENTVAMEVT; encoded by the exons cTTTCAGTCTGGATGCAGAGCAGCCAGATTATGACCTGGACTCTGAAGATGAGGCGTTTGTGAAcaggctgaagaaaaaaatggaggtGGGGGTGCTGCAGTTCGAGCAAATGATTGACCGGCTAGAGAAAGGAAGTGGCCAGCAG CTTGTGACTTTGCAAGAAGCTAAGCTCTTGCTTAAAGAGGATGATGAGTTGATCAGGGAGGTGTTTGAGTACTGGAGCAGAAAGAGGAAATTGTGTAAAACTGGATTACTTGCACCAGCAGTCAAGCAGGAGAAGAGAGAGTGTTCCAGCACCAGTGACCCCTATGTGGCTTTTAGGCGCAGGACTGAGAAAATGCAGACCAGAAAG AACCGTAAGAACGACGAAGCATCATACGAGAAGATGCTGAAACTGAGGAGAGACCTGAGCAGGGCTGTCACCATTCTGGAGATGATAAAGAAACGTGAGAAGAGCAAAAGAGAGTTGCTGCACCTCACATTAGAGATCGTGGAAAAGAG GAACAGCGTGCCTGACTTTGGTGCTGATGTCATGGCAGAGGTACTGGCCGTGGCCAAGCCCATTTACAAGATTCCCATCATTCCCCTACCCAGCAGCAGCCAGTACCGCCATCAGGACCATGTTGAGCTCAAGGAATATAGGACTAAG CCTGAGAAGACTGAGGTGGTCCGGACAAAGAGGAAGTATGAGAAAAAGCCCAAGATTCAGCCATTCTCCACTCCCCAACAGTCTGGCTCTCACCTGTTCAACCTCAAAGACCTCAACCAATACGACTTTCCCAGCTCAGATGAAGACCCTTTCTCTCAG atGCACTCTGGGTCGTCAGAGGCTGAGGAAGAAAATGACCCGGATGGAGCATTTGCTTTCAGAAGGAAAGCAGGCTGTTTTTATCATGCT GCTCACTTGGATCAAACAGGAAGCTGGCCATGGTGTGGTGAGGCTGAGGGTGGGTCGTGTGATCCACGATTCCAATATTCTCTCACCAGCCTTTCAGCACCACGTCGCTGTCTGGGGTTGGCACGTCGTCGGGTCGGGCGAGGCGGCAG AGTGCTCCTGGACCGGACCCATTCAGATCTTGACGGCATTTTCCACAATCTAGATTCCCACATAGAAGGGGATTTGCCAGcttctgcttctcctcctcCCCCAGAGAGCTCCTCTTATAGCAGCACGTCAGTCCCCAACTCGTCATCACAGACTTCTACTTCCTCTCCTGACCTGCGGCAAATCCTACAAAGCATTAAGGCCTGTCGCTGGAGACACTTTAAACCACGGACTCTAAAAAGCCAATCAGGCATGAGGGGTAGTGTGTCCCACTGTGGCCTCAGAGGCTTCAGTCGCTCCTTAACCACAGCGTTAGGATCAGGCATTAATACACCAAACAGAGGAGCTGCAGCTATAAATTCTTCAGTGG TGTTCACAGCAGAACAGTTTCAAGAGCACCAGGAGCAACTGGCCCTCATGCAGAAACAACAGCTGGAGCAGATCCAGCAGCAGGCCAGTGATGTCTCAAACAACACgcaggtgtgt tCTCTAGTCTCTACATCCAAGACTCTGGATTCAGCCAGTGCCCAGTTTGCAGCCTCTGCTCTGGTCACATCTGATCAGCTGTTGACCTTGAAAGTTAAAGAGGAAGGTGTTGTAGGAAGCGGGGTCAATGGCATCCTCCAGGCCTCAG GGGTTTACAAGGGATTACAACACTCTGCTACTTCGGCTTCAATGCTCACAAACCCATCTCCAGTGACTATGACCCCTGCCCCTGCTAGCCTACCTGCTTCTAACAGTACGAACTCCTCCACCACCGCTCTCCACAATACACACAGTCCACTCAGTAATCATGGGAACAGTACTGCCAACTCCACCTCTCAGCTTCTGATTGGCAGCAATCTGCGTCTGAGCGTTGCCACGCCCCAGATTGCCGGCCTCAACTCTCGCCATCTGCCCAGAAGTCTCGGTGGCGTCTCAGTGCCACCTGCTGCCTTAAAACTCGCAGCCGCTGCTAGCAATTGTCAACTTCCCAAAGTCAGCACTGG ggaGAATCATGAGCAAGAAAAGCAGTCCCTCAACAGTATAGCGGAAAACACAGTTGCTATGGAGGTGACGTAG